The DNA region CCGGTAATGAGGAAAAGTATCGCCAGGATCGAGGCCACCCTGGGGACCTTTTTTCTTTCCAGCCAATCCACTGCCGGGTCGAGCAGGTACGCAAGGCCGAATGCGAGGGTCAAGGATTTGAAGGCGCCGGGCGCCATCCAGGCGATGACAACGATCCCGCCGAAGAATGCCGCCATGAAGGAGTAGAACTTCTGTTTTTCGTCCATATTGATCATTGTCATAGTGTCTAGTGTCTGGTGTCTGGTGTCTAGAAAAATCTAAACAAATTTAGCAGAGCCATCTCAGATGACGCAAGAAGGAAC from bacterium includes:
- a CDS encoding AI-2E family transporter; the protein is MTMINMDEKQKFYSFMAAFFGGIVVIAWMAPGAFKSLTLAFGLAYLLDPAVDWLERKKVPRVASILAILFLITGLLALALSWLIPYLWKEAVQFIHEAPGIAEKALVKIAGWGL